A window from Hyphomicrobiales bacterium encodes these proteins:
- a CDS encoding prolipoprotein diacylglyceryl transferase, whose amino-acid sequence MPLAALPFPNIDPVLIEIGPFAIRWYALAYIAGLVLGWLYAA is encoded by the coding sequence ATGCCGCTTGCCGCCCTGCCCTTTCCGAACATCGACCCGGTGCTGATCGAGATCGGCCCCTTCGCCATCCGCTGGTATGCGCTGGCCTATATCGCCGGCCTCGTCCTCGGCTGGCTCTACGCGGCG